The Papaver somniferum cultivar HN1 chromosome 3, ASM357369v1, whole genome shotgun sequence genome includes a region encoding these proteins:
- the LOC113360255 gene encoding uncharacterized protein LOC113360255 has protein sequence MSIMWNQLALMEPKWTTDAELWQKYKEESRLVKLLMALRDEFESIRASILHRNPLPTVESAFSELITEETRKRIKADIPAVLAVPSRSSTNPSFIFQRNVSIPTHRDLSQVQCHNCNSQSLIVQGSTPPPGTPQCNYCKEFGHMVGKFTYPSSRNMINKRRFDTTAPYYYSSAHITAAPALEKAHESPNSTLNNLAATNNLADIQEMLKQALAIGNNTTVASTFSVPSGTFSTEWFLDSGASNHMTYNSNLFEKMKPIITPKIHTTDGSGIIDTHIG, from the coding sequence ATGTCAATCATGTGGAATCAACTAGCGCTTATGGAACCTAAATGGACAACTGATGCTGAACTGTGGCAAAAGTATAAGGAAGAATCTCGTCTTGTTAAACTTTTAATGGCACTAAGAGATGAGTTTGAATCTATAAGAGCATCAATTCTTCATAGAAATCCATTGCCGACTGTAGAAAGTGCATTTTCTGAACTTATTACTGAGGAGACACGTAAAAGAATCAAGGCAGACATTCCAGCAGTACTTGCAGTACCTTCTCGTTCAAGCACTAATCCAAGTTTCATTTTTCAGAGAAACGTCTCAATTCCAACTCATCGTGATCTATCTCAAGTACAATGCCACAACTGTAATTCTCAAAGTTTAATTGTGCAAGGTTCAACACCACCACCAGGCACACCACAATGCAACTATTGCAAGGAATTTGGACATATGGTAGGAAAATTTACTTATCCATCCTCAAGAAACATGATAAACAAGAGAAGATTCGACACTACTGCTCCATATTATTATTCATCAGCCCATATTACTGCTGCACCAGCTCTAGAGAAAGCACATGAGTCACCAAACTCTACGCTAAACAATCTTGCAGCTACAAACAATTTGGCAGACATTCAAGAGATGCTGAAACAAGCCCTTGCAATCGGTAACAATACTACAGTAGCATCTACTTTTTCAGTTCCCTCAGGTACATTTTCAACTGAATGGTTTCTTGATTCAGGAGCATCAAATCATATGACCTATAACTCAAACCTGTTTGAGAAAATGAAACCTATTATTACTCCTAAGATTCATACAACAGATGGGTCGGGGATTATTGATACTCATATTGGTTAG
- the LOC113360256 gene encoding protein TIC 20-II, chloroplastic-like, which produces MASSTVNLLLRSPSIHPCYNHQQTFSRKPLSSYSSSTFLPFNTHRSSSSSKISSLKLEATANPITTHKLQNPSQFLLHNPKFYSSPPLKKKTTPTVCMASSSSSYQHAQPIPATDRLISVLVYLIPFLNGLKYGTYLFHKYPILELPFNPVIPLLEFYKAIPGIFILLTLYLGIIRDRSFSRFVRFNSQQALIMEIMVLVPELAKKVLVGADTSEQIGFKFELLKLSHDVTFILTVAAFVYAVYKCVLGRIPEFPGISHAVEWQIFAIDRQL; this is translated from the coding sequence ATGGCTTCTTCTACCGTTAATCTCCTTCTTCGTTCCCCGTCAATCCATCCTTGCTATAATCATCAACAAACCTTCAGTAGGAAACCCTTGTCTTCATATTCATCATCAACCTTTCTCCCCTTCAACACTCAcagatcatcttcatcatcaaaaatatcGTCACTTAAACTTGAAGCCACAGCTAACCCCATAACCACCCACAAATTACAGAACCCATCACAGTTCCTTCTTCATAACCCTAAATTTTACTCATCAcccccattgaagaagaagacaacGCCAACCGTATGCATGgcttcgtcatcatcatcatatcaGCATGCTCAACCAATCCCAGCTACAGATAGACTAATTTCAGTACTTGTATATTTGATTCCGTTCTTGAACGGGTTAAAATATGGAACTTATCTATTTCACAAATACCCTATATTAGAACTACCATTTAATCCAGTTATACCATTACTGGAATTCTACAAAGCAATACCTGGTATATTTATACTCTTAACCCTTTATCTTGGGATTATCAGAGATAGGAGTTTTAGTAGGTTTGTGAGGTTTAATTCACAACAAGCTTTGATAATGGAGATCATGGTTCTGGTTCCTGAATTGGCTAAGAAAGTACTAGTGGGTGCCGATACTAGTGAACAGATTGGGTTTAAGTTTGAATTGTTGAAGCTTAGTCATGATGTCACGTTTATTTTGACTGTGGCCGCATTTGTTTACGCGGTTTACAAGTGTGTTCTTGGTAGGATACCTGAGTTTCCTGGTATTAGTCATGCTGTTGAATGGCAGATTTTCGCTATTGATAGGCAACTCTGA